One Deinococcus radiotolerans genomic window carries:
- a CDS encoding magnesium transporter CorA family protein, which produces MPTRILLFDAAGQDCAVEPGDLPGTLTRLGPHQLLWVDVQADTAQDRREQLAALNLDAPTHAWLDATGPHPALHRHEQAVHLRVNSLEKGAHHYHASPVVFVAGRNVVYTAHDGPASFLESFRNRLDADTKLGQLDAAAFLAVVLAHHVEGFHQPLSPIEDNIDRLDELILQEPRRERRHLETLVGLRRRVSELRRLLTAHRPVYVALASPDFTVFDHDEPEVRLEKLLRAFEHTQEAVSHTREAVLGTFDLLMSSTGQRTNEVMRVLTVVTVTLGIVAAVAGLMGMNFQADVFKAGNTGFRDVLLGSGLLIVLVVALGRWRGWL; this is translated from the coding sequence ATGCCCACCCGCATCCTGCTGTTCGACGCGGCAGGTCAGGACTGCGCCGTCGAACCTGGCGACCTGCCCGGCACCCTGACCCGGCTCGGACCCCACCAGCTGCTGTGGGTGGACGTGCAGGCCGACACCGCACAGGACCGCCGCGAGCAGCTGGCCGCCCTGAACCTCGACGCGCCCACCCACGCGTGGCTGGACGCGACCGGGCCGCACCCGGCCCTGCACCGCCACGAGCAGGCCGTGCACCTGCGCGTGAACAGCCTCGAAAAGGGCGCGCACCACTACCACGCGTCCCCCGTCGTGTTCGTGGCCGGGCGGAACGTCGTGTACACCGCGCACGACGGCCCGGCCAGCTTCCTGGAGAGCTTCCGGAACCGCTTGGACGCCGACACGAAACTGGGTCAGCTGGACGCCGCCGCGTTCCTGGCCGTGGTGCTCGCGCATCACGTCGAGGGCTTCCACCAGCCCCTCTCACCCATCGAGGACAACATCGACCGGCTGGACGAACTGATCCTGCAAGAACCCCGCCGGGAACGGCGCCACCTGGAGACCCTGGTGGGCCTGCGGCGGCGCGTGAGCGAACTGCGCCGCCTGCTCACCGCGCACCGCCCGGTGTACGTGGCCCTCGCCAGTCCGGACTTCACGGTGTTCGACCACGACGAGCCCGAGGTGCGGCTGGAAAAACTCCTGCGCGCCTTCGAGCACACCCAGGAGGCCGTCAGTCACACCCGCGAGGCGGTCCTGGGCACCTTCGACCTCCTGATGAGTTCCACCGGGCAGCGCACCAACGAGGTGATGCGCGTCCTGACGGTCGTGACCGTCACGCTGGGCATCGTCGCGGCGGTGGCCGGGCTGATGGGCATGAACTTCCAGGCGGACGTCTTCAAGGCGGGCAATACGGGATTCCGGGACGTGCTGCTCGGCAGCGGCCTGCTGATCGTGCTGGTGGTTGCGCTGGGCCGCTGGCGCGGCTGGCTGTAA
- a CDS encoding SDR family NAD(P)-dependent oxidoreductase, producing the protein MTQPTSTNRPAPSTALITGASSGIGEQIAHELAARGSHLILVARSEGPLNALADTLRARHGVQVHVLPQDLTRPHAARDLLTRTQRLNLNVDILVNNAGFADYGEFTELDVQKQLDMIQVNITALTELTHAYLPGMRARGRGRVLNIASTAAFLPGPLMAVYYATKAYVLSFSEALHEELRGTGVSVTAACPGPVETGFQAAANMGGSRLLRDQLTRAAILPAREVAAQAVTAMLRGEAVHVIGTVNRLQTLLPRLLPRRALPPLIRRVQGQH; encoded by the coding sequence ATGACCCAGCCCACCTCCACGAACCGGCCTGCCCCCAGTACCGCCCTGATCACCGGCGCCAGCAGCGGCATCGGCGAACAGATCGCGCACGAACTCGCCGCGCGCGGCAGCCACCTCATCCTCGTCGCCCGCAGCGAAGGGCCCTTGAACGCCCTGGCCGACACCCTCCGCGCCCGGCACGGCGTGCAGGTCCACGTCCTCCCGCAGGACCTCACCCGGCCCCACGCCGCCCGCGACCTCCTAACGCGCACCCAGAGGCTGAACCTGAACGTGGATATCCTCGTGAACAACGCGGGCTTCGCCGACTACGGCGAATTCACTGAACTGGACGTCCAGAAGCAGCTCGACATGATCCAGGTGAACATCACCGCCCTGACCGAACTCACGCACGCGTACCTGCCCGGCATGCGCGCCCGTGGCCGGGGCCGCGTGCTGAACATCGCCAGCACCGCCGCGTTCCTCCCGGGGCCCCTGATGGCCGTGTACTACGCCACCAAGGCCTATGTCCTGAGCTTCAGCGAGGCCCTGCACGAGGAACTGCGCGGCACTGGCGTCAGCGTCACCGCCGCCTGCCCCGGCCCGGTCGAGACCGGCTTCCAGGCCGCCGCGAACATGGGCGGCAGCCGCCTGCTGCGCGATCAGCTGACCCGCGCCGCGATCCTCCCCGCCCGCGAGGTCGCCGCGCAGGCCGTGACCGCCATGCTGCGCGGCGAGGCCGTCCACGTGATCGGCACGGTCAACCGCCTCCAGACCCTGCTGCCCCGCCTGCTGCCGCGCCGCGCGCTGCCCCCCCTGATCCGCCGGGTGCAGGGCCAGCACTGA
- a CDS encoding TetR/AcrR family transcriptional regulator, with amino-acid sequence MVTQVRARSDAAKQERRAQILTAARTLWHTHRYPDLTLNAIAEQVHLTKAALFAYFPSKEDLFLSLYEDLLDDFFRDLNRHLDLGGTHTPATLAHTLSSLTLAHPDLARLIPLLAGILEHNISAERAHAHKTRVAAHLTVTTPRLQRALPTLRGDAPARLLTYTQALIAGLQPMSDPSPAVREALRDSPLGALHLSLDTALPDALTALITGLSTEPEA; translated from the coding sequence ATGGTTACCCAAGTGCGCGCCCGCAGTGACGCCGCGAAACAGGAGCGCCGCGCGCAGATCCTCACCGCGGCCCGCACCCTGTGGCACACCCACCGCTACCCCGACCTCACCCTGAACGCCATTGCCGAACAGGTCCACCTCACCAAGGCCGCGCTGTTCGCGTACTTCCCCAGCAAGGAGGACCTCTTCCTCAGCCTGTACGAGGACCTGCTGGACGACTTCTTCCGCGACCTGAACCGTCACCTCGACCTGGGCGGCACCCATACTCCCGCCACGCTGGCCCACACCCTGAGCAGCCTCACCCTGGCGCACCCGGACCTCGCGCGACTGATCCCACTCCTGGCGGGCATCCTGGAACACAACATCAGCGCCGAACGCGCCCACGCCCACAAGACCCGCGTGGCCGCCCACCTGACCGTCACCACGCCCCGGCTCCAGCGCGCGCTGCCCACCCTGCGCGGCGACGCCCCCGCCCGCCTGCTCACCTACACCCAGGCGCTCATCGCGGGCCTGCAACCCATGAGTGACCCCTCCCCCGCCGTGCGCGAGGCCCTGCGCGACTCCCCGCTGGGCGCGCTGCACCTCAGCCTGGACACCGCTCTCCCCGACGCCCTGACCGCCCTGATCACCGGCCTGAGCACCGAACCGGAGGCATAA